The Tachysurus vachellii isolate PV-2020 chromosome 15, HZAU_Pvac_v1, whole genome shotgun sequence nucleotide sequence aagatgcAGTGCACATTAGCCTTTTCCCGTGCCAGCTGAAATGCATCACAAGTCCAACTTCTCTGTTTTCAGTATTACAATCACAAACAACCACTGCATGAAACTGCATTGACCGTAAGATTGAAAGCATTttcgtttgtttatttatttattcaaattttaattgtatttaaccCTTTACAAGTACAACCAAATTGTATAAAAGACAGTAATGCTTAATTAGAAAGTAACTTTGTTGTTTTAAAGGATATTTAACATGgtaccatatatatattatatgattacTTTGGAAAGACCTTTAAATGGTTCAcgaatttcagaaactgttctCTTATTTCTTTGGTTCGTACTCCATAAATTATTGGATTAAAGCAGCTTGGAAAAAGCAAGTACATTGTACTTAGGAAGACACGGATGGAGGGAGAGATGTTGTTTCTTATTCTGTATGACATAAAGGCAATTAAAGCAAAAGCCAGACTAACTGTCATGACTATTATATGAGTAATGCAGGTgttaacagcttttaaacagGCCTTGCCAGATCTCAGGATAGAAGaaagtattattatatatgatattgtaattaaaataaaatcagcagttATTGTAAGAAAAATAGCCAAAAGCCCTAATGCATTATTAATGGAAATATCTCCACATCCCAGCTGAACTAATGCCATGTGTTCACAAAAACAGTGATCTATCTCATTTGATGCACAAAAAGTCAATTTTCCAGCCCAAGAAACCATTGTGGTAATAAAGAACAGATTTCTGATAACtgggaaaataataaactttagaAAATTTGCTAATGCCATGTATTTATGGTAATAAAGAGGTCTACATATAGCAAAAAAACGATCCAGAGCCATCCACAGCAGTATAGTAGATTGAAATGTACcaacaaaataaatgcaaaacattTGCACCAAACAGCCCACTAGTGAAATTTCTTTCCAGTTAAATAAGAAACTTAACAGCATATTCGGCACACAAAATATTGGCATTGAGAGGTCCACAACTGCCATAAAACCAATTAGTATGCACATAGGAGAATGAAGAACCCTCTgagatataattaaatatatgattGTAAGGTTTGCACAAgaagacaataaaaacataGCAAGATAGGGAATAGTTAGGATGGGCCGCCATTCTCCCAAATCGTGAAAACCATTAAATGTAAAAGTtgtgaatgaaatattttgtacaGGAGTCAACATTATCCTGAGATTAAAGAATTCAGATCAGCcaccacatttaaatatataa carries:
- the LOC132858185 gene encoding olfactory receptor 52K2-like, giving the protein MLTPVQNISFTTFTFNGFHDLGEWRPILTIPYLAMFLLSSCANLTIIYLIISQRVLHSPMCILIGFMAVVDLSMPIFCVPNMLLSFLFNWKEISLVGCLVQMFCIYFVGTFQSTILLWMALDRFFAICRPLYYHKYMALANFLKFIIFPVIRNLFFITTMVSWAGKLTFCASNEIDHCFCEHMALVQLGCGDISINNALGLLAIFLTITADFILITISYIIILSSILRSGKACLKAVNTCITHIIVMTVSLAFALIAFMSYRIRNNISPSIRVFLSTMYLLFPSCFNPIIYGVRTKEIREQFLKFVNHLKVFPK